Proteins encoded together in one Amblyomma americanum isolate KBUSLIRL-KWMA chromosome 1, ASM5285725v1, whole genome shotgun sequence window:
- the LOC144093721 gene encoding uncharacterized protein LOC144093721: MKSTALLCGLLLVNTVKAGFLSGGGGGFGGGGYGGGGYGDGGLGGAFGGDGGGGYGGGGLGGGGGLTSTFLVRTVSKTSGGGGFGGGLGSYGGGLGGYGGGGYGGGGHGGYSSGGYGGGLGGFGGGGGGSGGAAKVIIIKDGGGEGLGGGFGGGLSGFGGLGGSSYGGGGYGGGGYGGGGYRGGHHGGWN; this comes from the coding sequence GCCCTCTTATGCGGTCTGCTGTTAGTCAACACCGTTAAGGCTGGCTTCCTCAGTGGAGGTGGCGGTGGATTCGGCGGCGGCGGATACGGTGGCGGTGGATATGGAGATGGTGGCCTAGGTGGTGCCTTCGGTGGCGATGGTGGCGGTGGCTACGGAGGCGGCGGCCTCGGTGGCGGAGGTGGCCTCACGTCCACATTCCTGGTACGCACTGTTAGCAAGACGTCCGGTGGAGGCGGATTTGGTGGAGGCCTCGGCAGTTACGGGGGAGGCTTGGGAGGATATGGAGGCGGAGGCTACGGAGGTGGAGGTCATGGTGGATACAGCAGTGGTGGATACGGCGGCGGCCTGGGCGGCTTCGGAGGCGGCGGTGGAGGCTCTGGTGGCGCCGCCAAGGTTATCATTATCAAGGACGGAGGCGGCGAGGGACTCGGAGGAGGATTTGGAGGAGGGCTCAGCGGATTCGGAGGCCTTGGCGGAAGCAGCTACGGTGGCGGCGGATACGGCGGTGGTGGATATGGCGGTGGTGGATACAGGGGTGGCCACCATGGAGGTTGGAACTAA